Proteins encoded in a region of the Polycladomyces subterraneus genome:
- a CDS encoding helicase-associated domain-containing protein, protein MNITVCYRSLSPSVRSRIAKWHGLADEEAERLPDRLSDADYLRKIREGMDEAEQAWMDHFTFVVGSGVWGRRDLGKQEGARFLPSVSLRVALLRLRQKGLVYAVRRAGEQLGHLCPEEVRRAWFRLRWGERKTIRQVSDVQAELLAGGGLYQDLFQFLILIHQQSPRLTQDGRLYKRTAQKWNAELEMETEALRYTPWDPIEEEDDQPPALKLVWHLAQDWDLVEVVEDRLVLREAVVREWLHLSERVAQRRLYNWVKRRLLQDDPSREAWWWWLEEMGRDWTPVEGGGNPMPPGRKPNLSQIRRWLRSLQVMGWVDLGRNGKRSYWRWSSCSPFADHLADTPDKGFVKPDFEVLIPFTFPMAERWRLAQFADYVGGDRMLTYLLTVGSVRRGIAQGMSTGEMLAALEQISVSPLPDNVRIGVSQWAAQAGRITFCTCVLLECQDERLADELEQHPEIGSRLQKRIGPATFRVAEGEIAQLQELLDGQGYPFLPGLVEETEQIWWRLPPPPSLGSAGSRFSDRAMREEGQLVDTYPEINEAVPGIQQLPRMWTSGLRAYHRTTVLDMVRKAAEWDLEMMATREGAGPVRFFPQQVDNVGGHWLIRGKNRRGEEKQWKMEELSAVQILIPDELRDSV, encoded by the coding sequence GTGAACATCACGGTGTGTTACCGATCCTTGTCCCCATCGGTTCGTTCCCGGATTGCCAAATGGCACGGTTTGGCGGACGAAGAAGCCGAACGACTGCCCGACCGATTGTCTGATGCTGATTATTTGCGGAAGATACGGGAAGGTATGGACGAGGCCGAACAGGCGTGGATGGATCATTTCACTTTTGTGGTCGGTAGTGGTGTGTGGGGCAGAAGGGATTTAGGCAAACAGGAGGGAGCACGCTTCTTGCCGTCGGTGTCGCTGCGTGTCGCCCTGCTGCGGCTCAGGCAAAAGGGATTGGTTTATGCCGTCCGCAGGGCAGGTGAACAGTTGGGTCACCTGTGCCCCGAAGAGGTTCGTCGAGCATGGTTTCGTCTGAGGTGGGGGGAGCGGAAGACGATTCGTCAGGTTTCCGACGTACAGGCGGAACTTCTGGCCGGAGGCGGTTTATACCAGGATCTGTTTCAATTTTTGATCTTGATTCACCAACAATCCCCTCGGCTGACGCAAGACGGACGGTTGTACAAGCGGACCGCACAAAAATGGAATGCTGAATTGGAGATGGAAACCGAAGCGTTGCGCTACACCCCGTGGGACCCAATCGAAGAAGAGGACGATCAACCACCAGCGTTGAAATTGGTCTGGCATCTGGCCCAAGACTGGGATTTGGTTGAGGTGGTGGAGGACCGGCTTGTCCTGCGGGAAGCGGTGGTGAGGGAATGGTTGCACCTGTCGGAACGGGTGGCACAGCGTCGATTGTACAATTGGGTGAAACGGCGGTTGCTTCAGGATGATCCGAGCAGGGAAGCATGGTGGTGGTGGTTGGAGGAAATGGGAAGGGACTGGACGCCGGTTGAGGGTGGGGGCAACCCGATGCCTCCTGGAAGAAAACCGAATCTCTCCCAAATCCGGCGATGGCTGCGGTCCCTTCAAGTGATGGGGTGGGTCGATCTGGGTCGGAACGGCAAGCGGTCATACTGGCGGTGGAGCAGCTGTTCGCCATTTGCGGATCATTTGGCGGATACCCCAGACAAGGGTTTTGTTAAACCGGATTTTGAAGTGCTGATCCCTTTCACGTTCCCCATGGCCGAACGGTGGCGGCTGGCGCAGTTTGCCGATTATGTCGGGGGGGATCGGATGTTGACCTATCTCTTGACAGTGGGTTCCGTCCGTCGCGGAATAGCGCAGGGGATGTCCACCGGGGAAATGCTTGCCGCATTGGAGCAGATCAGCGTCTCCCCGTTGCCCGATAACGTACGGATCGGTGTGAGCCAGTGGGCGGCGCAAGCAGGGCGCATCACTTTCTGCACCTGTGTGTTGCTGGAATGTCAGGACGAGCGGTTGGCAGATGAATTGGAACAACATCCGGAAATCGGCTCACGACTGCAAAAAAGGATCGGTCCCGCCACCTTCCGGGTGGCCGAAGGGGAAATCGCACAACTGCAGGAGTTGTTGGACGGACAAGGATATCCCTTTTTGCCGGGGCTGGTTGAAGAAACGGAACAAATATGGTGGCGCTTGCCGCCTCCGCCCTCCCTCGGATCGGCGGGCAGTCGTTTTTCTGACAGGGCGATGAGGGAGGAAGGGCAGTTGGTGGATACGTACCCAGAGATCAATGAGGCGGTACCTGGCATACAGCAGTTGCCTCGGATGTGGACGTCGGGGTTGCGTGCGTATCATCGAACCACCGTTTTGGATATGGTCCGAAAAGCGGCGGAATGGGATTTGGAGATGATGGCGACGCGGGAAGGAGCCGGGCCGGTCCGCTTCTTCCCGCAGCAAGTCGACAATGTCGGCGGACATTGGCTGATCCGGGGGAAAAACCGTCGCGGTGAGGAGAAACAATGGAAAATGGAAGAACTGTCCGCCGTGCAGATCCTCATTCCAGATGAACTGCGCGATAGTGTCTAA
- a CDS encoding DNA repair helicase XPB: MYRPDLPLIVQRDRTLLLEVRHPLFDEVRERLASFAELVKSPEYIHTYRLTPLSLWNAAASGVTEEEVIDVLTRYSKFELPSSLLDQVRDWMSRYGKIQLCRIGRDLTIGCKDRSLWKALRQMPEVREMGLKTLDETTAVIDPAWRGKVKQLFLRMGYPVEDIAGYSEGKSLEVALRDRCRSGEPFTLRSYQRDAADAFYRSGSVYGGNGVLVLPCGAGKTIVGLAAMARVKRETLILTPNATSVRQWVREILDKTDLPGTCVGQYTGEKKQVAPVTVATYQILTHRSDQHAPFTHMRLFEERDWGLIIYDEVHLLPAPVFRATADLQAKRRLGLTATLVREDGREEDVFSLIGPKKYDVPWKGLESKGWIAEAVCTEIRTPMPPTIRQRYACAQKRHRYRIAAENPNKVAVLRAILRRHADEPVLIIGQYLSQLEEIAQELSAPLITGRLAQRERDQLYERFRHGEIPVLVVSKVANFAIDLPDAGVAVQVSGSFGSRQEEAQRLGRILRPKQGKNQAYFYHIVSRDTVDQEMAMQRQLFLVEQGYRYTIRDAEQWEVEQ, from the coding sequence GTGTATCGACCCGATCTGCCATTGATCGTACAGAGAGACCGCACGTTATTGCTGGAAGTGAGACATCCATTGTTCGACGAGGTGCGGGAGCGGTTGGCGTCTTTTGCGGAACTGGTCAAAAGCCCGGAATACATTCATACATACCGTTTGACCCCCTTGTCTCTTTGGAATGCAGCAGCCAGCGGCGTCACCGAGGAGGAAGTGATCGACGTGTTGACGCGCTACAGTAAATTCGAATTGCCATCGTCGTTGCTGGACCAAGTACGGGATTGGATGTCTCGTTACGGCAAGATCCAATTGTGTCGGATCGGAAGGGATTTAACGATCGGATGCAAGGATCGATCGTTGTGGAAAGCGCTTAGGCAAATGCCCGAAGTGCGGGAAATGGGATTGAAAACGTTGGATGAGACAACTGCAGTGATCGATCCTGCATGGCGCGGAAAAGTGAAACAATTGTTTTTACGTATGGGATATCCGGTGGAAGATATCGCCGGGTACAGTGAAGGGAAATCATTGGAGGTTGCGCTCCGGGATCGGTGCCGGTCGGGAGAACCGTTTACATTGCGGTCCTATCAGCGGGACGCGGCCGATGCTTTTTATCGATCCGGATCGGTATACGGCGGGAACGGCGTGTTGGTGCTACCGTGCGGGGCGGGAAAAACGATCGTTGGGTTGGCTGCGATGGCGAGGGTAAAGCGGGAAACGTTGATCCTGACCCCCAATGCCACCTCCGTCCGACAATGGGTGCGTGAGATTCTGGACAAAACCGATCTTCCCGGGACGTGTGTGGGTCAATATACCGGGGAGAAGAAACAGGTTGCCCCCGTGACAGTGGCAACGTATCAGATTTTAACCCACCGGTCTGACCAACACGCCCCGTTTACCCATATGCGGTTGTTTGAAGAGCGGGATTGGGGATTGATCATCTATGATGAGGTTCACCTGTTGCCTGCACCCGTATTTCGGGCCACAGCCGATTTACAAGCTAAACGGCGATTGGGGCTGACAGCGACACTGGTCCGGGAGGACGGGCGCGAGGAAGATGTATTCAGCCTGATCGGTCCCAAAAAATACGATGTGCCGTGGAAAGGGCTGGAGTCGAAAGGATGGATTGCAGAAGCGGTTTGCACCGAGATTCGTACCCCGATGCCTCCGACGATTCGACAACGGTATGCATGCGCGCAAAAACGGCACCGGTACCGGATAGCCGCCGAGAACCCGAACAAGGTGGCGGTGCTGAGAGCCATATTGCGGAGGCACGCCGATGAGCCTGTGTTGATCATCGGTCAATATTTAAGTCAGTTGGAAGAGATTGCGCAGGAGTTGTCGGCGCCGCTGATTACGGGACGGTTGGCTCAGCGGGAACGGGATCAGTTGTACGAACGGTTTCGGCACGGAGAAATTCCTGTGTTGGTTGTCTCCAAGGTGGCCAATTTTGCGATCGATTTGCCCGATGCCGGTGTGGCAGTTCAGGTATCCGGGTCGTTTGGTTCCCGGCAGGAAGAAGCCCAGCGGCTGGGACGGATTCTGCGCCCCAAACAAGGGAAGAACCAAGCTTATTTTTACCATATCGTTTCCCGGGATACAGTTGATCAGGAGATGGCCATGCAGCGTCAGCTCTTTTTGGTGGAACAGGGATACCGATACACCATCCGGGATGCCGAGCAATGGGAGGTGGAACAGTGA
- a CDS encoding YlbG family protein produces MSFPFSDRLGLAVWVKDLKAASSLRRMGNIHFVSKRLKYVYLYIDGRKSDQTIRKIERLPYVTRVERSLRREWTTDFQRTLEKSKDGSSVGIKTEK; encoded by the coding sequence ATGTCGTTTCCTTTTTCTGACCGGCTGGGTTTGGCTGTGTGGGTCAAAGATCTGAAGGCAGCGAGTTCATTGCGGCGTATGGGAAACATCCATTTTGTCTCCAAGCGGTTGAAATATGTGTATCTCTACATCGATGGCCGTAAATCGGATCAAACGATCCGAAAAATTGAACGCCTTCCGTACGTCACACGCGTGGAACGTTCCCTGCGGCGCGAATGGACGACCGATTTTCAACGTACATTGGAAAAGTCGAAGGATGGATCATCAGTTGGAATCAAGACGGAAAAATAG
- a CDS encoding hemolysin family protein, which produces MENVITLLFKFTLVFLLVLANGFFVAAEFAIVKVRSTRIARLTEEGNRRAQAAEKVLANMDAYLSATQLGITLASLGLGWISEPAVARVIDTALQWLHLPDWMIHTVSFAITFSLITFLHIVLGEMAPKSLAIRRSENITLFTSRPLIWFYRLFYPFIWVLNNAANQVLKWLGIEPVPDHQTAHDEEEIRMLVEQSHKSGLIDQTELSLFDNIFDFTDRVAREIMVPRVDMVCLYAHLSFEENMKIVKEARYTRFPLCGKDKDDILGIIHIRDIYERLAEGETPDITQLVRPAILVPETMEIKDILRILQKNRTGMAVVVDEYGGTSGLVTTEDIIEEIVGEIQDEFDDERPFFQQKGDETSIDARLLIEEVNEHFNIHIEDPDNDTIGGWIFSQLQEVPKVGDRVVHDGLLFIVQEIDQRSVTRLLVKPVPSENRKTSS; this is translated from the coding sequence TTGGAAAACGTGATCACCCTTTTGTTTAAATTCACACTCGTCTTTTTGCTCGTATTGGCGAACGGCTTTTTCGTCGCGGCAGAGTTCGCGATTGTCAAAGTGCGTTCTACCCGGATCGCCCGGTTGACGGAGGAAGGAAACCGTCGGGCCCAAGCGGCGGAAAAAGTGCTGGCCAATATGGATGCTTATCTATCAGCCACTCAGCTGGGCATCACATTGGCTTCACTCGGTTTGGGTTGGATCAGCGAACCGGCTGTTGCCCGTGTGATCGATACGGCGCTACAATGGCTTCATCTACCAGATTGGATGATACATACGGTATCGTTTGCCATCACGTTCAGCCTGATCACGTTTCTTCACATCGTGCTGGGGGAAATGGCGCCCAAATCACTGGCCATTCGCCGGTCGGAGAATATCACCTTATTCACCTCGCGTCCGCTGATTTGGTTTTATCGGCTGTTTTATCCATTTATCTGGGTGTTGAACAATGCCGCCAACCAAGTGTTGAAGTGGCTGGGGATCGAGCCCGTACCCGATCACCAGACAGCGCACGATGAAGAAGAAATTCGCATGTTGGTGGAGCAAAGTCACAAAAGCGGGTTGATCGACCAGACGGAACTGTCCTTGTTTGACAACATCTTCGATTTTACCGACAGGGTGGCGAGAGAGATCATGGTTCCCCGGGTCGATATGGTCTGCTTGTACGCCCATCTGTCCTTCGAGGAAAACATGAAGATCGTGAAGGAAGCACGATACACCCGGTTTCCCCTGTGCGGCAAAGACAAGGACGACATCCTCGGCATCATCCATATTCGCGATATCTATGAACGGCTGGCGGAAGGGGAGACGCCTGATATCACCCAGCTGGTTCGCCCGGCTATCCTGGTACCGGAGACGATGGAAATCAAGGACATCCTGCGGATTTTGCAAAAAAATCGAACGGGTATGGCCGTCGTCGTCGATGAATACGGCGGCACATCCGGTCTTGTGACGACAGAAGACATCATCGAAGAGATCGTCGGTGAAATTCAGGACGAATTTGACGACGAACGACCGTTTTTTCAACAAAAAGGAGACGAGACGTCAATCGACGCCCGCCTGCTGATCGAAGAAGTCAACGAGCATTTCAACATTCACATCGAAGATCCCGACAACGACACGATCGGCGGATGGATCTTCTCGCAACTGCAGGAAGTCCCCAAGGTGGGGGACCGCGTGGTGCACGACGGCCTCCTCTTCATCGTACAGGAGATTGATCAGCGCAGTGTCACCCGTCTGCTTGTCAAACCGGTGCCTTCCGAAAACCGGAAGACGTCATCGTAA
- a CDS encoding protease complex subunit PrcB family protein yields the protein MNNPWKVIVMLSLVLMMGITGCGGGMSRDHGTPEGKTPHDDADIPFHQESPQQLPVEVKKRWEEMQATGEPTGVAVHVDKRTYVIAALGVRPTGGYRLKIQRIHRHGQMVVVYAEEQVPPPGSLVTQVISYPATVVSIPLQKDVTFQFRIKTARPPAQT from the coding sequence ATGAATAACCCATGGAAGGTGATCGTCATGCTGTCACTGGTGTTGATGATGGGCATCACTGGTTGTGGCGGAGGGATGTCCCGTGATCATGGGACCCCGGAAGGAAAAACGCCCCACGACGACGCGGACATCCCTTTTCACCAAGAATCGCCACAACAGCTGCCCGTTGAAGTGAAGAAACGATGGGAGGAGATGCAAGCGACAGGTGAGCCCACCGGGGTCGCTGTTCATGTCGACAAACGCACCTATGTGATCGCGGCGTTGGGCGTGCGACCAACTGGCGGTTATCGCCTCAAGATCCAGCGTATTCATCGCCACGGCCAGATGGTGGTTGTATATGCCGAAGAGCAAGTTCCTCCTCCCGGATCACTTGTCACCCAAGTGATCTCCTACCCGGCAACGGTCGTCTCCATCCCTTTGCAGAAGGACGTCACGTTCCAATTTCGCATCAAGACCGCCCGGCCTCCAGCTCAAACATAA
- a CDS encoding YlbF family regulator — protein MASLDMTEILLETYRLADQINESEEVTRYLQLKKQLREDAQVQALIREFQKKKERFEECQRFGHFHPDYHAAKEEAEAFQRRMRKHPLIAAYLEAEAALDQLLHQVSRTIAHAVSESIKVPANDPLDRNTSVKRCGFTA, from the coding sequence ATGGCATCGCTCGATATGACCGAAATTTTACTGGAAACCTATCGTTTGGCCGATCAGATCAATGAATCCGAGGAAGTGACCCGTTACTTGCAGTTGAAAAAACAACTCCGCGAGGATGCGCAGGTACAAGCGCTGATTCGGGAGTTTCAAAAGAAAAAGGAACGTTTTGAGGAATGCCAGCGATTCGGCCATTTCCATCCCGATTATCATGCTGCCAAAGAAGAGGCCGAAGCGTTTCAACGACGCATGCGGAAACATCCGCTGATCGCAGCCTATCTGGAAGCGGAAGCGGCATTGGACCAGTTACTGCATCAGGTGAGCCGAACAATCGCCCATGCGGTATCCGAGTCAATCAAAGTGCCCGCCAACGATCCGCTCGACAGGAACACGTCGGTGAAACGCTGTGGATTCACCGCTTAG